The following are encoded in a window of Caballeronia sp. NK8 genomic DNA:
- a CDS encoding DUF1634 domain-containing protein produces the protein MTRHHASASLDRLLAGFLQCGTWSACLLTGAGLIFGAKALTAGVALFILLPVLRVVLMLGVFARQRNFLYAMITATVLAVIVAGCVVGLHLGPLAG, from the coding sequence ATGACGAGACATCACGCGTCCGCTTCCCTGGATCGCCTGCTCGCCGGATTTCTTCAGTGCGGCACATGGTCCGCGTGCCTGCTTACCGGCGCGGGACTGATCTTCGGCGCGAAGGCGCTGACCGCAGGCGTCGCGCTGTTCATTCTGCTGCCGGTGCTGCGCGTCGTGCTGATGCTCGGTGTGTTCGCGCGGCAGCGAAACTTCCTCTACGCGATGATCACCGCGACCGTGCTCGCCGTGATCGTCGCGGGCTGCGTGGTCGGCCTGCATCTCGGGCCGCTCGCTGGCTGA
- a CDS encoding FAD-dependent monooxygenase translates to MFDTTDVLIAGAGPVGLMLAAELRRDGVKVRVIDAHDERVFFVKALGVTARTLEIFEDLGIVREAIDAGVWLTGADTFQDGAPAFSAEVPRGGLPYGALALAQFETERILEAALARHGGHVEYGATLADFTVSADFIDARIQDACGESRTIRCRWLVGCDGARSTVRRQLNVAYEGDQYPQTFMLADVDVEWNLPRGRMYRFNVTGEGDAGSTTLAALPVRGSARRYRLSMVLLADDAARHTLNSTPDFAEIERIMLPILPKGTRLSSMRWSSVYRVSHRIAQHYSHGRVFLAGDAAHIHPPVGGQGMNTGLQDAHNLAWKLALVARGVASESLLDSYEAERRPVGLDVVEATSRALNTVLAHGEIKPAMRETQLLVGYRGSSAIVADECADMAAELPAPGDRVPEVGGLVQAFVGHAQRLQEHLGRGRHTLVGYLDDDADGARVAAFDAAVDAWRGALGTAASAVLIVSPKLAHAASFEPAREAYRTLSDDAGAFVDAFGAKNGMAWAVRPDGHIGFRSARCAPDSLMAWLRSALHGDHVGLNVSIDRP, encoded by the coding sequence ATGTTCGACACGACAGATGTGCTGATCGCCGGCGCGGGCCCCGTCGGCCTGATGCTTGCCGCCGAACTGCGCCGCGACGGCGTGAAAGTGCGCGTGATCGACGCGCATGACGAGCGCGTCTTCTTCGTGAAGGCGCTCGGCGTCACGGCGCGCACGCTGGAGATTTTCGAGGACCTCGGCATCGTGCGCGAGGCGATCGACGCGGGCGTCTGGCTCACCGGCGCCGACACCTTTCAGGACGGCGCGCCCGCATTCAGCGCCGAGGTTCCGCGCGGAGGGCTGCCCTATGGCGCGCTGGCGCTCGCGCAGTTCGAAACCGAGCGCATTCTGGAAGCGGCGCTCGCGCGTCACGGCGGGCACGTCGAATATGGCGCGACGCTCGCCGACTTCACCGTGTCCGCCGACTTCATCGATGCGCGCATCCAGGACGCATGCGGCGAGAGCCGCACGATCCGCTGCCGCTGGCTTGTCGGTTGCGATGGCGCGCGCAGCACGGTGCGGCGTCAGTTGAACGTCGCCTACGAAGGCGATCAGTATCCGCAGACCTTCATGCTCGCCGATGTCGACGTCGAATGGAATCTGCCGCGCGGGCGCATGTATCGCTTCAACGTGACGGGCGAGGGCGATGCCGGATCGACCACGCTTGCGGCGTTGCCGGTGCGCGGCTCGGCGCGCCGCTATCGCCTGTCGATGGTCCTGCTCGCCGACGATGCCGCCCGCCACACGTTGAACTCCACGCCCGATTTCGCGGAGATCGAGCGCATCATGCTGCCGATCCTGCCGAAGGGCACACGGCTTTCGTCGATGCGCTGGTCGTCGGTGTATCGCGTGAGTCACCGCATCGCGCAGCACTATTCGCACGGGCGCGTGTTCCTTGCGGGCGACGCCGCGCATATCCATCCGCCGGTCGGCGGGCAGGGCATGAATACCGGCCTGCAGGACGCACACAATCTTGCGTGGAAACTCGCGCTGGTCGCGCGCGGCGTCGCGAGCGAATCGCTGCTCGACAGCTATGAAGCGGAGCGCCGGCCGGTCGGGCTCGATGTCGTCGAAGCGACGAGCCGTGCGTTGAACACGGTTCTCGCGCACGGCGAGATCAAGCCCGCGATGCGCGAGACGCAATTGCTCGTTGGCTATCGCGGCAGCAGTGCGATCGTCGCCGATGAATGCGCGGACATGGCGGCCGAATTGCCCGCGCCCGGCGATCGCGTGCCGGAGGTCGGCGGTCTCGTGCAGGCGTTCGTCGGCCATGCGCAACGCCTGCAGGAACATCTCGGGCGCGGGCGTCACACGCTCGTCGGCTATCTCGACGACGATGCCGATGGCGCGCGCGTCGCCGCGTTCGATGCGGCCGTCGACGCGTGGCGCGGCGCGCTCGGCACGGCGGCGAGCGCGGTGCTGATCGTGTCGCCGAAGCTCGCGCACGCGGCGTCATTCGAGCCCGCGCGGGAAGCGTATCGAACGCTCAGCGATGACGCGGGCGCGTTCGTCGATGCGTTCGGCGCGAAGAACGGCATGGCGTGGGCCGTGCGTCCGGACGGGCATATAGGCTTCAGGAGCGCGCGTTGTGCACCCGACTCGCTGATGGCGTGGCTCAGGTCAGCGCTGCACGGCGATCACGTGGGCCTGAATGTGTCCATCGACCGGCCCTGA